The stretch of DNA ATAATAAACGAGCACCAACTCATGATAGGTGAATGCACTAACGGCGCGAAAATCCAGCTGAATTGCGAGCCAGGAAAGAGAATCTTCTACTCGAGCGAACTCTCAAGAGTTGCCTTGGAAAGATGCAAAACTGCAAGGGAAGCAGTCGAATTGATAGGCTTCTTGATAGAAAATTACGGATACTACGGGACGGGTGAAACACTTCTTTTGGGTGACCCAAATGAGGGATGGGTCATGGAAATGTGTTGCGGAACACCGGACAGCTCAGGGGGATTATGGGTCGCCAGACGTGTACCCGACGGCGAAATATTTGTAGCCGCGAATGAATTCAGGATAAGAGATATCAATCCGGAAGATCCGGACCTTTTGTACTGCAAAAATCTTTTTGAGAACGCAATGGCCATGGGATGGTGGAAACCGGAGGACGGCGTCATGGATTGGCTAAAAACAGTTAGCCTCGGAGAATACAACCACCCCTACTATTCCCTCAGAAGGGTGTGGCGGGTTCAGAGTCTCGTTGCTCAGAGTTTGAATCTTTCCCCGTGGGTTGAGGATGGGTAGACAAGATACTACCCCTTTTCGGTAAAACCGGACCGTCCTCTGACACTGAGGGAAGTGATGAACCTTCACAGGGACTGCTACGAAGGAACAGAATTCGACATGACAAAAGGCACGGCCGCGGGGCCTTTTGGCTTTCCATACCGTTACTACGGTCCATACGGCGGTCAGGGCGACGTCGGAGATCCTTCAAGAGTTCTCGAAGGAGCATGGGAGCGCACACTCTCGGTGAGCTACTGCGGGTACGTCTACGTCAATCAAGCCCGGAAATGGCTTCCCGATGCCGTCGGGGGAATTTGCTGGTTGGGACTGGACCGGCCCTCGGAAACGTGCTTTATACCGTTTTTCGTCGGAGTCAGCGATCTTCCGCCTTCAGTGCAGAACTGCAACACCGCTGAATTCTCTTTTGAGAGTTCATGGTGGGCGTTCAACACTGTATCTAACTACACAGAGATAAAGTATTCTTACATGATTGAGGACATAAAGACGCTGAGGGACAGTATTGAAACTGCTGAAATCGAATTCGTAGATTCCATGGACTCATTGTTCCGTGCCGGGAAAAGAACAGATGAAATCACCGAAAAAAATACACTTTACCTGACGGAAAAATGTTTTGAAAATACCGATTTAGTGACGGCGAGATGGTGGAAACTACTCGTTTATTTGATCGTCCGCTACGACGATGGCTATATAAACACCGAAGGCCACATGGCTCATGAAGTCGGGTATCCGCATTGGTGGCTGGACCAGGCCGGATGGAGAAACGGACCGACGAATTACGACAAACCGTGAAAAGTTTTGGTAATATTATTCTGAAAACATAAAATATAAGGTCAGGGCTTTCCCGAGATTTCCAGGAGGTTTCCATCGGGGTCTTCGAACTTGAACAGCGCGAAATCCGGCGCGAATTCCTGGTATTTTTCGAAAATTTTCACCCCTTCGCTTTTCAAAAAATCGTGGCATTCTCTGACGTTGTCGACTGAAAAACTCGGTGAATACTCCGCGTATTCCCTCGCCTGATCAGACCTTTTCTTTCTCCCTGGTTCCGCATATATAGTGACTTTTCCCGACTTGAGAATAATTCCCGGAGGCATCTTCCCACCTTCC from candidate division WOR-3 bacterium encodes:
- a CDS encoding VOC family protein; translated protein: MQKVRELNVLTLYVSDIEAAKKFYKEKLGFEEGGKMPPGIILKSGKVTIYAEPGRKKRSDQAREYAEYSPSFSVDNVRECHDFLKSEGVKIFEKYQEFAPDFALFKFEDPDGNLLEISGKP